GACAGACTGGAAGGAGCCCTCTTCCAGGGTCACCAGGGAGTTAGTGGACAGGTTAAGAACGCGGATCTGCCGAAGGCCGCCAAGGGCATACGGTTGCACCGTCGTCAGCTTGGTGCTGACCAGATGCAGCTCCTTCAGCCGGACCAGGTCTCTGAGTGCCCAGGACTCCAGCACAGAGATGGGGTTGTAGGAAAGGTTGAGGGTGGTCAGGTGGGCCAAGCTGCGCAGGGCGGCTGTGGGAACTGAAGTGATGTTGGTGTTAGTGATGGACAGCCAGGACAGGTTCAGGCCCTGAAGACTGTGAGGAGAGATGTGCTCCAGGAAGGGCCAGTGGTCAATCACCAGCCCCCTCAGCCCACCCAGCTTACGGAAGTTCTGGTCCTCCAAGGAGGAGATACTGAGGTAGCGCAGGCGCAGAGTCACCAGGTTGCGGAGGTAGGACAGAGACTGGCTGGAGATGGAAGTCAGGTTACACCTTTCAATGGTGAGCTCCTTCAGCCCAACCAGGCCCAGGAAGGCCTTGTTGGAGATGTAGACCAGGTCATTGTCACCAACCTCCAGATTTTTTAGGCTCTTCAGGTCCTGGAAGGTGAAGTCCAAAAGGATAACAATTTTATTCCCACTCAAGTCCAATGTAGTAAGGTTGGTGAGGCGTGAGAATGTTCCCATGGGGACCAGCTTAAGCTGGTTCCCCCTCAGCGACAGGACCCTCAAGCTCTGGAGGCTGGAGAAGGCATTGGGCTCCAGGACACTGATGACGTTCTCACTcaggtccagctcctccagccgAGGATAGGACAGGAGGTCCCCATGCTCCACCGAGCGAAGCCTGTTCCCGCTCAGGTCCAGCAGGCGCGTGTCCGCGGAGATGCCGTCAGGCAGGGCAGACAGGCGCTTGCCCTGACAGGCCACAGACTTGAGCTTGGCCTGGCACTCACAGCGCTGGGGACAGCCTTGGCTCTGAGTGGCCACAGTAGTCATCAACAGCAGGAGCAGGCCAGGCCACTCCAGCCCGGGACCAGTTGCCATGCccacctctctacctcctcacCGCTGGGGCTGGATCACTGCATCAGACACCTGTGCACAGTGACagagacagtgaaacagagaaacagagagatacaTATTAGAGCGTTTTAGAACCCAggtgtctgggggggggggggggggggtctactGGTGCTCAGAAATAAGAAACAGCCTGCTTCGCTTCTGAACGATTCAACTCCATGAACGGTGGACATCAGGATCTTTTGGTGGTGATTTAGTGGTCTGTTAAACGGAAACGTTTGGCACACACTGCATTAGAGACTCTTTATTCCCCTCTTTGATCAACACTGGAAATGTTGTAGAATAACTAAAAAGGACTTTTATTTTGCACATGAAGTGCAATTATATTGCCATGTCTCAGTTACACTCTGAGCGAAGTCTcagtcacccctctgagcctgggtcctctctaggtttcttcctaaaattcgaccttcttagggagtttttcctagccactgaaattcaacactactgttgtttgttccttggggtttaaggccgggtgtctctgtaaagcactttgtgacaactgctgttgtaaaaagggctttataaataaatttgatttgatgATTTGATTTGAGTTACACATCCTGGAGTTTCCTGTAAATTATGATTCTGTTAAGAGGAACGGCATAACAAAATAACGAATGACAGTTAGCagatgtgaaacaatggtgtgATCTAAACATGACTCATAACCTGTCATTTCTAAATCTGCTTAAATAGTAACCTGGAAAGAAAACTCAGTGTTTATTAATCTAGGAGTTACTGAACAAATGACCCTTGCAGTGCAGCTCTCAGGCAAGGTCATACATCACACAAGGCTACAACCCTGCGCATAAGCCTGTAATATTTCTATTACATCTCTGTATTGTCTCTATGGGATTTAAGAAACTCTGCCAGGATTTCATAACAGAGCCCTCAGCAGGGTAATGACCATATGGATCACAGTGGTTATCCCTTTCTAAAACCATAATTTTCTCTGATTTACCAGGACAATACCTGTGACAAGAACTATCCCAGGAAAAACACATTGCATAacaacaaatcatttaaattgtgGGATTTTGGATTTATAAAAAAACCTAGGAGACCTGTCATTCCCACTTGTTTAAACATGGGAAAGTCCCAGAGCCCTGTTTTGTGTTGCACACCACATCTATGATACCCAGAACCGGCCACACATGAGCACAGGACAAACATGAAGAGAGCATGTTCAAACACAGCAAACAGCCCAATGAAACAATATGCCCACTCAACCCAGTGCGCCATAAAAGTAGGATTCGGTAACTCTGACAGTAACTTTGCTGCAGTCCAAGGATATCACAATGTCCTCAGGGAGGTTATTAGTGAGATCTCAGTGATCTCTAAGACTTAGTCCTCTCTCCACTGACTCAACATCTCACAGACACCAGACCCGACCCCTTCACAGCAAACTCACACCGCAAGGAGATTAGAGAGGACCAGTGACACTCGAGAGGAAACAGAAAATGTCTGAGGGCTTTCAACTCCCACAACCCACTGACTCAGTTGACTTCATCCTTTATGGTTTCATATTACTAAGATCTCCCCTCTCTGATATTAAATGATCTTCAGATGCAGGTAATAACTACCATTCGTCAACCTGTCACAGCCCACAACTAGCTGATAATAATGCATTCCAATCGGTTTAAAAGGATAAATATGTAAGCTATAGCTGAGAGAGTGAGCTGGAAAATTTAAGGAGATTAATCCTCAGAAGCATGTAAACAAAACAGCAAGTGCAGTAGTACATTTCGGGCAGCACTGGCTAACACTATAGATATCAAGGATTTATTTGACCAGGCTTAAGGATTTAAGcaggctttttttttctttttgaccTTTTCTTATCGACAGTGCAACCCGAACCAAGTCTTCCAAAAAGAAACTCTTAGACTCAACTTgggttaaaaaaacaattcactCTGATTTTCGGTGAGTAACAGGTCTAGGGTAACGAACTCACAGGTCACAAGCCCCTGCACTACAATTGGCCATTATGTGATGGCCCATTCGTGGGAAGCTCACAGAcgttagatttattttttaagattagattcaactttattgtcattgaacagtacaatgaaatgcagttagcatagGCTACTATACAGTTGTgcacaaaagtttgcatacccttggagaattggtaatatatgtaccatttgtgtaaaaaaaaaaaaaaattaagttagcaggcaaaacacgtcttttatttcttatgggattcacatttaacTGCAGGTcagaacagaatggcacaatcataaaacaaaacatggcaacaaagaaatgtttttactgactcctgttcaaaagtctgcatacccttagtttttaatactgtgtattgccccttttagcatcaatgacagcgtgcagtcgtttttaatagttgtctatatggcccagaattcttgcaggaggtatagctgcccattcatcttggcaaaatgcctccagtcatgcaaagtctttggtcgtcttgggTCGTCTTTTTCATGCAGAAAAATGCTAATTGTCAGTATTTTCagataacatgttgcattcatcttgccatcaatttttacaagattccccatgtctttagagctcacacacccccaaaacagtggggatggtattctattTACTATCGGCCTTGTTGACACCACTCCAAACATAGCTCTTatgattgtgaccataaagctctattttggtctcctcactccaaattacagtgtgccagaagctgtgaggcatgtgaaagtgttgtcgggcatattgtaaccaggcttttttgtggcattggcgcagttaaggcttctttctggcaaatcGACCATGCAGCgcatttctgttcaagtatcgtcgttttgtgctccttgaaacaactacaccgtctttttccagagcagcctgaatTTTTCCTgtggttacctgtggggtttttctttgcatcccaaacaattcttctggcatttttggctgaaatctttcttggtctacctgaccttgtcttGGTATGAAGAGatcccgaattttccacttaataaatggttaaacagtACTGAtgggcatttgcaaggctttggatatctttgtAAAGATCCagtaccttgttacgcaggtcttttgacagttattttctgctccccatggctcagtatctaacctgctcagCGCATCCACGtgtcatacacagacactaattgcaatttaaaaagccacaggtgtgggaaattcaagtTTAATTTCCttattcacctgtgtgtcaacttgtgtgtctgtcacaaggccaaacattcaagggtatgtaaatttgggtgatttctgttatcattatgatttaaaaaggagccaaacaactatgtgatagtaaacagcttcatatgatcactatccttaaatataagacagttttttgcatgatcagtcatattttcaaaatcattgccaaaatggcacaatttctgcaagggtatgcaaacttatgagcaccaCAGAATATGTAATTGTCCTTTAATAAAGTTAATTAGGTTATTTTCatcaaaatataattattgtcTTAGCATATCCTTCCCTCTGTGTTCACATGGTCCAAAGACACGATTTTCTGCAACATGTGCAGAACCAATGAGATTTTCAAATTCTTAAAAAATAAGCTGCACTGTAACTGAATGAACAATGGGAGAGTAATATCATATGGCAATCCTCCAGGCAAGGGTCGATGTAAAACCTAATGAATAATATATGAAATCATTGTATACTTATAGGAGGCACACAGCCAGGAGCCATAGGTCTAGGTCTCCCATTTCCCCTGCCAGGACCATCCTACAGTACAGCGCCAGCCAGATAAacgcagacagacagtggaGTGGGTGGACACAGTGACCCTGAACTCATCAGTTCCCTGGCCAGAGTCACATTACCCAGCAGTCACTGAATAGCCCCCAAAAGACACTCGCAAAAGCATGTCTTTGCAGCTTCCAAGTACAGGATAGCAACTGAGACCTAATTCAAATGTGGACTGGGTTGTACATCATTGAGGCACTGTTGCCACTTCAGTCTTGTTTCACTTGTCCTTGTTCCCCAATTAAAGTAGTGTCTGTTAACAGATGAAATGGATAAAACGTAAAGTGCAGTTGAATCAGAGTAGCTGTTTACCAAACTTTCTGTCCATCCTTACTATACTAATTCAGAGTTATGGAAGCTTAAATGTGTTGAAATATAAGGGACAATAAAGTGGTAAGCTGCAGTTACAtttgtatgtaaactttttctgttatcattatttataaataaacatcTGCCTTTAaagaattatatttaaaaaatgtaaaagatgtTCTTAGGAAAAAATTGTGGGTTAGGATATCTATTCCAAAATAttagcacaaaaaaaaacactgattatACTCTGATTATGTGAATCAACATAATCAGAGTATAGAATTATTGTTATTCTTTAATACAACTTAATTGTGGTCAATTTGcgttgtgtacattttcataacTATATTTCTGCCCTCAGCCCAATGCTGCAACAAAAATGCATCAAAACATGATCAAGCTAGCGTCAAAACATGGCCAGCACTTGCGTTGTTTATAAATTCGAGAACGGTTGCATTTCTTCAGGCCCACGCCTTAGCTTTATCCCAGGATAGGCGTGCAAAAGCACTTCATTACAGTTTCCAATGCTCAATGCTGCTTCAGGAGAGGATTAAGGAGAGAGGGCACTGCAAAAGCTTTGCCAAACCAAGCACATTACTCACTGCAGGGTTAGTGATCTCcgtgtaatgtaatgtaatgcatGCTGCATCAAACCACTCCAGAGAACCGAGGAGCTTGTTTACGTAACTGCTACAGTAGTGTTCTAACGTTAACGACACAAAATAATATCTGAACTGAATATCACAGAAATAAGATGTTCACAAATATTTCCAGCCCACTCAATCCTCACCCCACTTTTATTAGGATCATTGTCGTTTCTGTCAATACAACTCTCAGACATCAGCAAATGTTGTTGTGACACCGGGTTGAATTGATGATGTGTACAACAGGCCAAGATGCCATCGTgctgaggatgtgtgtgtgggtgttgaaTACCGCTAAAAGTAGTCATTGATAGGTGTGGGAGTGTGTAGGACTCTCCAGCAAGCAGCACATCATCGTCATCCCATCTCTCGAGCATTTTCCAACGCAAGTGTTGGACTCACATTGATTTCGGCTCCCCCAACATGCCCACTCACACTGTACGTAAGCATCTCCTCCTCAGCCTGAAACACAGCACTCCTCTCGGAGGTACCATCAGTAGCCTTGATATCCAGCTTCCATTACGGAGCCCCAGGGCCCATAGTATGGCAGGCCAGCCTGCAGATTGATTCTCTGGCTGGGCTCTATTCCCCTGACTTCTTACCTGCCGCCACAGAGCCCAATAATGGATCACTATTGCATAACCCGGCTTGGGCCCTGGGCCCCCGACATTAGGCATGGACGACCGGCCACCATTGGAGGACAGGCCTAGGAGAGCACTGTGGACAGTGACAAAGCAGGTTCAGGTTGAGATGGATGAGAAGGTAAACAGCACACGCAGCTACGTTTTAGTCCTCAGGGGATATGCAAAGTGTCATGACCGATGGTGACTGCCGTGTGCTCTCCTGTGGACGGCATATCATGAGGTTCCTGTGTTCTTCTGGCGGCACAGGAGTTTCGATCGAATCCTCAGAGATGACCTTCGCATGGAGAATCCCGATGGCCCGCTGAGGATGGGAGAGGGAACGTGACATGGTTCAACGTGGACGCATGACGAGGAAGAAATGGTGGGGTCTTCGATCTGTAACCGTTACGGGTTTACGGTCACGACTCTTTGACATAGAGACGATGACCTTACATGGGTCATGagaccgcccccccccccgccccatctCCTGCCATTACTACTGCTGGTATACAACAGACAATGGATGTGTGGATACAGATACTGTATGGATACTAGATCCTTAAGACAAGACAATGGCCAAGAACGGCCTCTTTACCAGCGCCCAGGTGTCGGCTTTCCAATAAGGCCCAGGACTGGGGTGACCTAATACACCGTGGTGGAATATGGATCTTCTTTTCTCATCATTATTTTTCTTCGACTTAGACCAGCAACATTgttctttacaaataaaaatatataacctTTTCTCCCTTCCCAGTTTATGGTGTCCAATTTGTGTTCATCATTTTGCTTGGTCACAACGAGCCCAGCCGGGATGGGTAGTGGCCAAGACTGTGACAGGTGGACATCGCAGAGTTACCGTGCCAGGCTACTTATGAACACACTGGAGGAGAGCACTCCATAGAATAACAGCCACCACAGACATGCAGGTGAAAGACAAAGCAGGAGCCCCAATGAGGCCCGCTAGCCCTGTCCCATATCCCTATGCTAATGAGCCATTTCTCACCGGCTACGGGATTTCCAGTGTGCTGCGAACCAGATCCCTGTATTAGACTGCTGCTCTGGTTTTAAATAGGATGTGTTACTGACTACAAACATAGTTCAATTAAAGGCCATAGTCAAACAGCTCATTGTTGAATGATAAAGGCTAAGCTGACATTTCAAAGGGGCAGCACTGAGACAGAGTTGTTACCAAGCTAAACCAGAATAGGGTGAAGGCCTTGACAAACACTTTCCATCTATCCCTCTAAGCCTTAGTCAGAATGAATTAACACCACAGAGTTGTGGCTCAAAAGAACATTAAGTTAAATGTCACTCTCCAATGACCCCCAGTCCATCACCCTAATGTTACATGACACATCCTTTCCTagtcacacacactgactatGAAGCAAGCAGTGGCTTTTAAAAAATTCCCGATGGTGTTTTCTTATCAACTGCAAAGAGAGACCATATTTCCTTCTATATTACGAACATCAGCTGTTATTAAAAATCCTTTGGAGCAATAAAGGACACAATAAACACCGGCATGACtcaaatcaataaaatatttctgtCCTTGAATAAATTGCCTTTAAAATGTCAGAGTGGGCTTTGGGTTATTTCTACATTCTGAACGTTGAGACACTCCCCAGATGTGGGCGTGGCTAGGCAGCATTGGTCGAGTTCCggtcagagagacacaggccTCTAACTCTCACTGATTCTTTATACTGTGTGTCCTCAGCCTTCTGAGTTCCTCCCTGTTAACCTACTACTGTGTGACTGTATCACACCAACTCCACCACCAAGTTCACAGATGACACACCATGGTTCTGAGCCTGATGACATACAGTGATGAGTCAGCCTATTGGGAAGAAGCAAACCTTAACGTCAGCGAAACAAAAGAGATGATTGTTGACTTTAGGAGGCACGCCCCAATCCACATCAACAGGGATGCTTTTGAGAATCAGCACTTCACATTTCGGAGGACTTGTCATGGACCATCAACACCACCAGTGTTGCCTTGGGTCCTCTCCAAATATTCCCTTTGCCCGGCTCTTTTACAGCCTGGTATGTACATAACTGCAAGGGTTTCCATGGGCCGGGTTAAGATGGCCCAGTGCATCAAACGGGCCATGCTGACAGAAGTCTGCAGAAACATTTTACCCAAGCTCTATTACACCCCAGGCCCTCTCTGTTCATTCACCTGACATGGGTAAGACAGACCCTGCATTCACATCCAAACAGACACACGTGTAAACACCTGTCTTGtaaatatgtatgtaaatattcaactttattgttattGGTGCAGTGTtctatttttaatattattatttagatttatatttttttagccCTAGATGTgtggttttttttgtattattgagCAGGAATCTGCTAGATTTATGTGGTATTAGCCCCCAGTGTCTGTAATCGCCCCTGGAGACCATCCCAATCCTGTTCCTACACAGGTACAGGGATGATGGTTGGTGACAAAGGACTTCAGTACAACCCTACATCCCTAGACGCTCTTTGtcagtttaaattttttttttttaccaagcaGGCTaattaagaaaacatttttattcacaaaaACCTCATAGCGTGGTAGTCTAGCATAAGCATCCATGTGGGCAGATGTACATTCACTGACTGGTTGTGTGGGCAACTTGCTGTATAAAAACAAGGAAAGTATACATGTTCTTGAAAAGCACTTTCATCAgttaaaaaatgcatttacttgGAAACCAATCCAACATTTTGTGGTCCCATTTGATTACAGCAAATTTGATTACAGCAAATGGAGGGATTATAAtccccaaaatgtattcaatcacTTCCAGGAATTAACGGCTAATGAGCGCAGGTACTGTAGTAATATCAACAGACCGATGAAGACATGATGGCTGACATTGTGAGGATAGAAGAGGAACTTCATCAATGCGTAAGTCTGTCAACTGATGTCTTGCTGAATGACACTGAGTGCAGTGTGCAGAGCCATACAGCTCGCAGGCAGGAGGGTAAAGGTCAAGTTGCCATGACGGCGTTGAGGTGAGAGTGAACAGCCATCTTCTTTGGCTGGCCTCACTGCCCTGACAAGAGCTTTTACTTCACCTAAGCTGGCATTGCCTGTTGGCTTCACTTTGTATCACGTTTGGGTGGATATAGAGAAAATACACAGATTATAGGGCCATTTGAGTGCTTAGTTATAAATGTAGAAGGTGAAGTTTTGAAATGTATGGACTCTAGACAGAAACTCAAAAGGACTGAGAGTCCATAATAAATGGATTCAACATGCTGGTGTCCGCATAGATAGGCCTTATGTTTGGCATCTCATAGTAATGGGATCCACCTAGCTATGGCAATCTCCAAATGAAACGTCCCCACCCAGATCTGATTCATGTGATTGGTGTTGGGAGCAGTTGTAATGTCTTATTAATAAAGAGTTTAAAAAACTCAATGTTAGTGTGTAGATTTAGATGTAATCTGTTGTATTTATCTTCATTCAGTTGCCACTGTGTTGTGTTGGTTATGGAACCTCTTTTAAAGGGATGTGGTTTACAACTGTCTGCCAGGAGATGTTAACATAGGATGAGCAAAGCCAAATGTGCCTTCCTATTGTGTTTATTGGATTTAAAAGTGTGTGAGGCTTTTTTTCATATCATGTGAGTTCATGACTTTTGGTTGGGCAGTGCTTCCTCTTCACCATCAAGATTTGCAAGGCAAGGTATTTATAGACTAAGGTTAGTTCACACTATATTTTCCATAGATGTGCTTTAAGTGAGTGTGTAAAGACATGCAATGTTTCTCTGTTAGAGATAATTagatatttactgtattttgtgCTGGTTGTGCATTTAACGTATTCTGTTACCTTTTCGTGACTAATTAAATCTGTTGTTTATTAAGTCAATTCAGGTTTCGTTTGAGGAGTAAAATATGCAGTTGTATATTCTATTAGTAATCCTAATTGATAaccattctcacacacacaaagctcaTGCTTTGCTTCCAAAATGTTCATCCCGAATTCAGTAATTCAATACTATTTTAAATATTGCAAGTATTTAGGTGTTCATACAGAGCTATTCATAATTGCATAATAGTGATTCCAGACGAATTCCATTAGAATTTCCGGTAATGTGTCAGAGTAAATAACCCAGCAGATCATGCAGATTATATTTCTGGTCAAATAGCATGCCACATTGTAAATGTCAGATTTACTTTAAGTAAGTTCATTCAACAATAATACTTCTTCATAACTATAGTGTTCCTGACTACAATGTTTAAGAAACTACATTTGGGTAGTGCCCATTTactacacacattcacaacagACCCATCCACACTAACATTCCCAATCATAttcacatacaaatacatattcACTAGCATGACCGCCGGcaagcacatacacaaacacagcatgcCTCCATCTCCTGTGCAGTCAGCATGATTGTGACCATTCCTTCTAAAGGTCAGTGTCtaaaagcagagagagaagggagataACAACTGTGTCAAACACGTCCACGTTAGGCTGTGAAGGCGGGATTCTAGAATACCAGAACACCACAGAACACTCACTCTGCATTCTATGTGCTCTGATTGGTGCCACACACATTCCAGTGTCATGGAATAGGCAGTGTGATCCGGGTGGGTGTTCTTCACATTGCCTCCAATGGGAGTATTATTTTCTTACTGCCTGTATTGTTAAATTCAAGTCAACCAGGGCACTTAAGTGGCAATCTGGTAAtgtaatgcatacatttttgaataaatACTTTCAACCCATTTATGCACTGATCCTGGAAGACAGTGGTGGGAAGAATTATTTACTGTTTCTGCCGATTCCCGACTCAAGCCGTTATTAAGAAGTCATTATTTCTCCCAGAAGGTTACAGGTTGTTTTTTCCGTAATCTTCTGCCAGTGAGGTGAGGACCAGGCGTCCATTGTTGTGGAGTGAACCAAAGAGTGAGTAACATGAGGAACACACTGTATGTTTACGTGAACTAGTAGCATCGTGC
The nucleotide sequence above comes from Esox lucius isolate fEsoLuc1 chromosome 8, fEsoLuc1.pri, whole genome shotgun sequence. Encoded proteins:
- the lingo3a gene encoding leucine-rich repeat and immunoglobulin-like domain-containing nogo receptor-interacting protein 3a, which gives rise to MATGPGLEWPGLLLLLMTTVATQSQGCPQRCECQAKLKSVACQGKRLSALPDGISADTRLLDLSGNRLRSVEHGDLLSYPRLEELDLSENVISVLEPNAFSSLQSLRVLSLRGNQLKLVPMGTFSRLTNLTTLDLSGNKIVILLDFTFQDLKSLKNLEVGDNDLVYISNKAFLGLVGLKELTIERCNLTSISSQSLSYLRNLVTLRLRYLSISSLEDQNFRKLGGLRGLVIDHWPFLEHISPHSLQGLNLSWLSITNTNITSVPTAALRSLAHLTTLNLSYNPISVLESWALRDLVRLKELHLVSTKLTTVQPYALGGLRQIRVLNLSTNSLVTLEEGSFQSVNTLETLRVDGNPLSCDCRLLWILQRRKTLNFDGKSPVCAGPMEVQGRALSAFSDSALFDHFTCQKPKIRNRKLQPVTAREGQVVSFVCQAEGEPTPIIFWVSPQRRRITTKSIGRVTVLPEGTLEIRYAQVTDSGTYICIASNAGGNATYFATLTVNALPLDAALVANRTYYPGDLNDTNLNDTKVFLKFTLDLKTILISTAMGCCLFLGVVVFCFLMLFAWSRGRGQHKNNFSVEYSFRKVDGPAASGGQGGARKFNMKMI